The Ornithorhynchus anatinus isolate Pmale09 chromosome 11, mOrnAna1.pri.v4, whole genome shotgun sequence genomic interval aatcccgactctgccacttggcagctgtgtgactgtgggcgagtcacttcacttctttgtgcctcagttccctcatctgtaaaatggggattaagactgtgagccccacgtgggacaacctgattcccctgtgtctaccccagcgcttagaacagtgctctgcacatagtaagcgcttaacaaataccaacattattattaacattattaatcggggggagacagacaagaacaatagcagtaaatagaatcaaggggatgaacatcttcttaaaacaatagcaaataaatagaatcaaggtgatgtacatctcattaacaaattaaatagggtaatagagtAGCAGGGGAGCAGAGCAGCCGAGCAGCGGGGAGCGGGGGAGCCGAGCGGCCGAGAGAGCGGAGCTCCCGAGGAGCCGACCGAGCGGAGCAGCCGGAGAGCCGAGAGagcggagcagccgaggagccgAGCGGCCGAGCAGGCGGGGAGCCGAGCGGCCGAGGAGCCGAGCGGCCGAGTGGCCGGGAGGGCGGAGCGGCCGAGGAGCCGAGCAAGCCGAGGAGCCGAGCGGCCGAGCAGCCGAGCGGCCGGGGAGCCGAGCGGCCGAGCGGCCGAGCAAGCCGAGGAGCCGAGCGGCCGGGGAGCCGAGCGGCCGGGGAGCCGAGCGGCCGAGCGGCCGAGCAAGCCGAGGAGCCGAGGAGCCGAGCGGCCGAGCGGCCGAGCAAGCCGAGGAGCCGAGCGGCCGAGCAAGCCGAGGAGCCCAGCGGCCGGGGAGCCCAGCTGCCGAGCGTCTGCGGGCGTCTGCGGGCATGGGGGGGCCGTCGGGCGGGCCGGGCGAGTGCGGGCGGcgtcgggggtcggggcgggggcggctgctggcggcgggggcggctgcGTGCTGGGGCCTGGCGGCGCTGGCGCTGGCGGACGCGCGGCTGCTGGGCCTGCTGAGCGGGCTGCTGCTGGCCCTGGGCGGCTGGCTGGGCCGGAGGGcggcgcggggcccggccggccgccgcGTCCGGCTGGAGCGCCTGCTGCCGGGCCCGCCGCCTCCGCGCCgccctccggggccggggccggggccggggccggggccggggcccgccgaGCGGGAGGTGGAGCGGGAGGTGCGGCGCGCCGTGGGCCGGGCGGCGCGGGCGCTGGCGGGCTCctggccgggccgccccccgggccgggcgcggCTGGAGGCGCAGGCGGCCGCCGCCCTCGGGGGTCTGGCCCGGGAGCTCCGCCGCCGGCTGGGCCGGGCCGACGGCCGGGAGCTGCTCCGCCGCGTCCTGCTGCTGTGCGGCCGCCACCTGCAAGGGTACCtgcgggcccgggcggcgggcgggAAGGCGCGGCTGCGGGAGGAGTACCGCCGGGCCGGACCCCCGCACCCCGCCCTCCGGGACCCCACAGCCGAGCTGCCCTACCTCCGGGCCGTGGCCGACCTGCTGCTGGCCGGCCTGGTGCCCCCGCCGCACCTGCGGACCAGGACCGGCCGCTTCGTCGTCGTCGAGCTCGTCGCCTGCAACGTGCTCCTGCCCCTCGCCGGCAGGATGGCCGACCCCGACTGGATCCACCTGCTGctggccggggcccccggggacGGGACCCCCGTCGGGGACGGGACCCCCGACGGGGACGGGACCCCCCGGCCGCACGGCCCCCCGGACCCGGacggcggcccggccccggccgagggcggcgggcgccgCTTCCCGCCGTCGGAGAGGTGCGAAGAGGACGGGGCGCGTGCGGCGGACGACGGCGGCGGAGAGCCggacgggacggggacggcggcCCCCCGCTTCCCGCCGGCGCCGCCCCGGGGTCCCCTCTTCCCCTGCGGGGCTTCGGAGCCGGACCCCCCGACGGCCGCCGGGGCTGGCGCagacggggcggcggggccggaggacggcgccgggctcggcccccggcccggaatCCGCGTCGACGGGGCgccggaggaggaaggggaccccGGCCTTCCCGGCGACCCGCTCCCCGgggcctccggcccccgccccccgcggccctCGTCCCTGGACGACGGGGAGCTGGCCGGCGGGGCCGCCCTCCCCGAgggcggccgcccccggccgtcgctctcctcccgctccccgacCGCGGCCTCCCCCGCGGGGCCTCCGAGCTCCGTCCCCTTCAGCTTCGAGCCCCTCGGCAGCCCCGAGGGCCCGGTGGTCATCCAGAACCTGCGGATCACGGGCACCATCACGACCCGGGAGCACAGCGGGACCGGCTTTCACCCGTACACGCTGTACACGGTGAAGGTGAGGGGGGCCGCCggccgcccgggccggggaggagggcccgagagggagcgggcgggcgggcgggctcgGACGGCCGCCGGGTTGGGccccggcctccatcccctccGCTTCTCTCTCCGGCTGTGGGGAGGCGAGAGGGGACGGGCAGCGTTGGCGGCAAACGGCGTCTCGGGGTgacctctctccccgtctccccgtcgGTCCCCAGTACGAGACGGCCGTGGACGGTGGGAGCGGCGGCGGTGCCCTGCAGCAGGTGGCCTACCACACGGTGAACCGGCGCTACCGCGAGTTCCTCAACCTGCAGACGCGGCTGGAGGAGAAACCCGACCTGCGGAAATTCATCAAAAGTCAGTGGCCGTCAggtcccccaccccctcgccccgctccttctgtgggctgggattgctCGGCTGGCtgcccccggggctgggggggacggggtggggcgcACCCCACCGCATCCCGCTGGGCCCAGTCAGTGCTTGGAC includes:
- the SNX19 gene encoding sorting nexin-19, which gives rise to MGGPSGGPGECGRRRGSGRGRLLAAGAAACWGLAALALADARLLGLLSGLLLALGGWLGRRAARGPAGRRVRLERLLPGPPPPRRPPGPGPGPGPGPGPAEREVEREVRRAVGRAARALAGSWPGRPPGRARLEAQAAAALGGLARELRRRLGRADGRELLRRVLLLCGRHLQGYLRARAAGGKARLREEYRRAGPPHPALRDPTAELPYLRAVADLLLAGLVPPPHLRTRTGRFVVVELVACNVLLPLAGRMADPDWIHLLLAGAPGDGTPVGDGTPDGDGTPRPHGPPDPDGGPAPAEGGGRRFPPSERCEEDGARAADDGGGEPDGTGTAAPRFPPAPPRGPLFPCGASEPDPPTAAGAGADGAAGPEDGAGLGPRPGIRVDGAPEEEGDPGLPGDPLPGASGPRPPRPSSLDDGELAGGAALPEGGRPRPSLSSRSPTAASPAGPPSSVPFSFEPLGSPEGPVVIQNLRITGTITTREHSGTGFHPYTLYTVKYETAVDGGSGGGALQQVAYHTVNRRYREFLNLQTRLEEKPDLRKFIKNVKGPKKLFPDLPFGNMDSDKVEARKSLLETFLKQLCAIPEIANSEEVQEFLALNTDARIAFVKKPFAVSRIDKMVMNAIVDTLKTAFPRSEPQSPTEELSEAESEARSQTEGKKSNKSRLRFPSSKIAPAAEAQEQILYCLRESNTEADTLPLAAMESFIEKQEKLLAALPGQAPGEAAESTPSGRPDSASGDAKDATPQPPDRTGHEPESETALADTALDLLFLLMREQWTWLCTEDMQKVLHLLFGTYIQRWLEVQLANLTCPQRWVQYLRLLQESIWPGGTLPPVPKPARTQEQKEAAAEQALQSLMGILPDFVVEILGPNKCRLSWGLVLETLQHPLINRHLVFCLWDIILEFLALDIPPDTPPPAQEAFESPKRTDSSA